Proteins encoded together in one Otariodibacter oris window:
- the rpoH gene encoding RNA polymerase sigma factor RpoH encodes MKNNPKTEILEDEEDEIIEPEIEVIDDDVDEEIDQKALSSTMLVPQGNLDSYIRMANQYPILTADQEKELAERFYYDEDLDAAKQLILSHLRFVVHIARGYMGYGLPLADLIQEGNIGLMKAVKRFNPEVGVRLVSFAVHWVKAEIHEYVLRNWRIVKVATTKAQRKLFFNLRKNKQRLAWFNEEEIQKVADDLGVSTDDVKEMESRMTGQDMGFDLPVGDDDESYVPSMYVEDDSSNFAEEIEDEQHNGKATAQLMYALAQLDERSQDIIKTRWLDDEKATLHELADKYNISAERVRQLETQALKKIKEAMTIDVE; translated from the coding sequence ATGAAAAATAATCCGAAAACAGAAATCCTTGAAGATGAAGAGGATGAGATCATCGAGCCTGAAATTGAAGTTATTGATGATGATGTTGATGAAGAAATCGATCAAAAAGCATTATCCAGTACTATGCTCGTGCCTCAAGGTAATTTGGATAGCTATATTCGTATGGCAAACCAATATCCAATTTTAACTGCTGACCAAGAAAAAGAATTAGCAGAGCGTTTTTATTATGATGAAGATTTAGATGCAGCAAAACAGCTCATTCTTTCTCATTTACGCTTTGTGGTCCATATTGCACGTGGCTATATGGGATATGGTTTACCTTTAGCTGATTTGATCCAAGAAGGCAATATTGGATTGATGAAAGCGGTAAAACGATTCAATCCTGAAGTTGGTGTTCGCTTAGTCTCTTTTGCTGTCCATTGGGTTAAAGCTGAGATTCACGAATACGTCTTACGTAATTGGCGAATTGTGAAAGTTGCGACGACAAAAGCACAACGTAAACTCTTCTTTAATTTGCGTAAAAATAAACAACGTCTAGCATGGTTTAATGAAGAAGAAATTCAAAAAGTTGCTGATGATTTAGGTGTTTCGACCGATGATGTCAAAGAAATGGAATCCCGTATGACAGGGCAAGATATGGGATTTGATTTACCTGTTGGGGATGATGATGAATCTTATGTACCTTCTATGTATGTGGAAGACGATTCCTCTAATTTTGCGGAAGAGATTGAAGATGAACAGCACAATGGTAAAGCAACCGCTCAATTAATGTACGCACTTGCTCAATTAGATGAGCGTAGTCAAGACATCATCAAAACTCGCTGGTTAGATGATGAGAAAGCAACCTTACACGAACTTGCGGATAAATATAATATTTCAGCTGAACGAGTCCGCCAATTAGAAACGCAAGCACTGAAAAAAATCAAAGAAGCAATGACGATAGACGTTGAATAA